The Erythrolamprus reginae isolate rEryReg1 chromosome 5, rEryReg1.hap1, whole genome shotgun sequence genome window below encodes:
- the MYOZ1 gene encoding myozenin-1: MPLAGTPAPKKKRKPTKLILELTQEDMPQEGSKLNLGKKISIPRDVMLEELSLLTNRGSKMFKLRQLRVEKFIYENNPDVFASDSVDHFQRFIPSVGGYYGADSYKYTHGGGKTMSGGTLGPYGSSKLQYPPTPPAKPGSKGGAGGTGTGHSQGSASRGGGVDGGGNGNETGDGKGENKSGSGKGKVPLPRTYISPWERALGITPQEKSEFIIEPLSCSKDDLCHYKSFNRTAMPYGGYEKALKLMTFQMPEFDVGPLLPEPLIVYNQEVSNRPSFNRTPVPWLGSGEPTEYNIEVNVPMAGETEEL, encoded by the exons ACATGCCGCAAGAAGGGTCCAAGCTGAACCTCGGGAAGAAGATCAGCATTCCCAGGGATGTGATGTTAGAAGAACTCTCTCTCCTTACCAACAGGGGATCCAAAATGTTTAAACTTCGACAGCTGAGAGTAGAGAAATTCATATATGAAAACAACCCTGATGTTTTTGCCAGCGATTCTGTG GATCATTTCCAGAGGTTTATCCCATCTGTTGGGGGATACTATGGAGCTGATTCCTATAAATACACGCATGGTGGCGGGAAAACGATGAGCGGCGGAACTTTAGGTCCATACGGATCCAGCAAACTGCAATACCCTCCCACTCCTCCCGCAAAGCCTGGGAGCAAAGGTGGAGCTGGGGGAACTGGTACCGGCCACAGCCAGGGATCTGCCAGCAGAGGGGGAGGAGTGGATGGAGGTGGGAATGGAAATGAAACCGGGGATGGAAAAG GTGAAAATAAAAGTGGGAGTGGGAAAGGAAAGGTCCCCCTTCCCAGGACCTACATTTCTCCATGGGAGAGAGCCCTAGGCATCACCCCACAAGAGAAAAGTGAATTCATCATTGAACCCTTGTCTTGCAGCAAAGATGACCTCTGCCATTATAAATCTTTCAATAG AACTGCAATGCCATACGGGGGATATGAGAAGGCACTGAAATTGATGACCTTCCAAATGCCTGAATTCGACGTAGGCCCTTTGCTACCTGAACCTCTTATTGTGTATAATCAAGAAGTCTCCAATCGACCCTCCTTTAACAGGACCCCAGTACCCTGGCTGGGGTCCGGAGAACCAACTGAATACAACATTGAGGTGAATGTACCAATGGCGGGTGAAACAGAAGAATTATAG